CCTCAGCCGAGCTCGCCGCGGTAGAGGAGGGAACGGTGGGTGACGCTGGCGCCGGCGCGCAGCAGAGCGGCCTCGACGTCGGCGTCGTCGTCCACGCCGACGCGCATGGAGTCCTTTTGGCACGCGGTGCGGAGCCCCGCGAGGAGCGGGATCGCGAGGTCCGGGCGCAACACGGACAGCGGGTGCGTCCAGGCGAGCTTCGGCGCGTGGAGCGCGACGCCGAGCGGGGCCGCGTCGGGTTGCATCAAGGCGAACACGCGGCAATCCGGATTTTCCCGAGCGCGGGTGAGGCGCCGCGGGGAGAAGTGAAACAGCCGCTCCACCTCGGCGTCGCGCTCGGCGGGGAGCGGCCCGACGGACAGGGCGCTGACGTCGCCCGACGCGCGTTCGAGGGCGTCGAAGCTGACGCTCAGCGTCGTGGAGCGCCCCGCGCGCTCGAGGCCGAGTAGCGCATACAGCGCTTGGGCCGCGGCGTTGTCCGCCAGCACGTGGAGCATCCAACGTCGGATGCCGTGGGCGCGGATCTCTCCGGCCGCGTGGCGCATCAGCTTCAGGCCCACGCCGCGGCGCCGCGCCTCCGGAGCGACGGAGAGGTGGTGCACGTAGGCAAAGTCGTCGAACAGCTCGTAACGCAGGTAGCCGACGACGCGGTCCCCCTCCACCGCCATACGCGCCTGCCGGCAGTGCAGCCCATCCCACGATCGTTGCTCGGCGGCCGGCTCGCCCAGGCTGATCTCGCGATACAACCGCACGAAGTCGTCATAGTCCTCGGGCCGCGCGGCGCGCACGTGGGTCACGCCGAGAGCGAACCACGTGGGCCAGGACCACGTCGACCGAATTGACGACCTCGCTGTACACTCGGCCTCATGAAGAACGGGGTCTTCTTTCGGCTGACGCTGTCCTTGCCCAAGAAGGAGGTGGCCGCCTGGAAGAAGGCGATCGTCCGGGCCGAGCTCGCGCGCATCCCCGGGGACCACTCCCAGCACGAGGGCGGCGCCATCCTCGGGGGCGAGCTGAGCGTGGAAGGAGTGAAGACGTTGAAGGCGGCCCTCGAGGAGCTCGAGTCCGTTGGTATCGAGCTCGAGAAGAAGGACGTGGCGCACTGGGAGAAGGCG
This portion of the Polyangiaceae bacterium genome encodes:
- a CDS encoding GNAT family N-acetyltransferase; this translates as MTHVRAARPEDYDDFVRLYREISLGEPAAEQRSWDGLHCRQARMAVEGDRVVGYLRYELFDDFAYVHHLSVAPEARRRGVGLKLMRHAAGEIRAHGIRRWMLHVLADNAAAQALYALLGLERAGRSTTLSVSFDALERASGDVSALSVGPLPAERDAEVERLFHFSPRRLTRARENPDCRVFALMQPDAAPLGVALHAPKLAWTHPLSVLRPDLAIPLLAGLRTACQKDSMRVGVDDDADVEAALLRAGASVTHRSLLYRGELG